The following proteins are encoded in a genomic region of [Eubacterium] hominis:
- the dcm gene encoding DNA (cytosine-5-)-methyltransferase: MKPIQYGSLFSGVGAFEEALQDLGIPYDLAFFCEVDKYATKAYCQAHDIEPERNLGDITQVDLSSLPKKLDLITYGFPCQDISVAGKGKGFEHNGEQTRSGLFYNAMDVIEATDPSIAIAENVKNLVSKKFTEEFGIVLGSLEMAGYENHWKVLNSCDYGIPQNRQRVFIVSLKGGGEPRK; the protein is encoded by the coding sequence ATGAAGCCTATACAGTATGGAAGTTTATTCAGTGGTGTAGGCGCCTTTGAGGAAGCTTTACAAGACTTAGGCATACCTTACGACTTAGCGTTCTTTTGCGAAGTTGATAAGTACGCTACAAAAGCCTACTGCCAAGCGCATGACATAGAGCCAGAGCGCAACCTGGGAGATATTACACAGGTTGATCTATCGAGCCTGCCTAAGAAACTCGATCTTATTACATACGGCTTTCCCTGCCAGGACATATCTGTAGCAGGAAAGGGAAAAGGCTTTGAGCATAACGGAGAACAAACGAGATCGGGGCTATTCTATAATGCTATGGACGTTATAGAGGCTACAGATCCAAGTATAGCAATCGCCGAAAACGTAAAAAACCTAGTAAGTAAAAAGTTTACGGAAGAGTTTGGAATAGTGCTCGGGAGTCTTGAAATGGCGGGCTATGAAAATCACTGGAAAGTCCTAAACTCATGCGATTATGGTATCCCCCAGAATAGGCAAAGAGTATTTATCGTAAGCCTCAAGGGGGGGGGAGAACCTAGAAAATAG
- a CDS encoding site-specific integrase: MSQHKDKVTGKWYYTGKYRDMLGKRHDYKKRGFATKKEAKDAEITFLQKLKGGYGRIKFEDLTELYNQEIAKQKKGATVKSYKSMQKNYLLPYFTGMYIDKITPLDISKWSEHCAHLTKANGEPKCSPDYIKNQYLLLYGMFSFAIDHKLVTENPCKSTTWYQDPNALPNDPPSKDNYWEIEMFYDFMETISDPFWNDLYEIIEGFGLRVGELCSLQFSKIFFNTKQIKIDCTYSNSTGKIGPPKSPNSYRTIEGTEYHMGILKRRYEAAQKIDGFNEDYFVFGDLTHLRPDVIRAQLEADILAAGDEFKRITPHGLRHTHASHLLSNPLIPEQLIAERLGHTIEVLRRTYSHIYEKHRKSMVLYLEERPQRVRKSKKEIVLSSECRPMLN; the protein is encoded by the coding sequence ATGTCTCAGCATAAAGACAAGGTTACTGGCAAGTGGTATTACACCGGGAAATATCGGGATATGTTAGGCAAGCGCCACGACTATAAAAAGAGAGGCTTTGCGACTAAGAAAGAAGCAAAAGACGCAGAGATTACCTTTTTACAAAAACTAAAGGGCGGCTACGGACGTATCAAGTTTGAGGATCTTACAGAGTTATATAACCAGGAGATCGCAAAGCAGAAAAAAGGCGCTACAGTCAAGTCTTACAAGTCTATGCAAAAGAATTACTTATTGCCCTATTTCACAGGTATGTATATAGATAAAATAACGCCGCTAGATATAAGTAAATGGAGCGAGCACTGCGCCCACCTAACGAAAGCAAACGGAGAGCCTAAGTGCAGTCCAGACTATATAAAAAATCAATATCTTTTACTCTATGGTATGTTTAGCTTCGCGATAGATCACAAGCTCGTAACAGAGAACCCATGTAAGAGTACGACGTGGTACCAGGATCCTAACGCTCTTCCAAACGATCCGCCAAGTAAGGATAACTATTGGGAGATAGAAATGTTTTATGATTTCATGGAAACTATAAGCGATCCCTTTTGGAACGATCTATACGAGATTATAGAGGGCTTCGGTTTACGTGTTGGCGAGTTATGCTCCTTGCAGTTCTCTAAAATCTTTTTTAACACTAAACAGATTAAGATAGATTGTACTTACTCAAACAGTACAGGAAAGATAGGACCTCCTAAGTCCCCTAACTCTTACAGAACCATAGAGGGTACAGAGTACCATATGGGGATACTAAAGCGTAGATACGAAGCCGCACAAAAGATAGACGGCTTTAACGAGGACTACTTCGTGTTTGGGGATCTAACCCATTTAAGACCGGACGTAATAAGAGCACAACTTGAGGCTGATATATTAGCCGCAGGCGATGAGTTTAAAAGGATAACACCCCATGGACTGCGCCATACACACGCCTCCCACTTATTGAGTAACCCATTGATCCCAGAGCAACTCATAGCAGAACGTCTCGGGCATACGATAGAAGTATTACGCAGAACATACTCACATATCTATGAAAAGCACAGGAAAAGCATGGTTTTATACCTGGAGGAACGTCCGCAAAGAGTACGAAAAAGTAAAAAAGAAATTGTTTTGTCGTCCGAATGTCGTCCAATGCTAAACTAG
- a CDS encoding DUF2800 domain-containing protein, with protein sequence MEQINHAERDHALLSASGAKRWLACTPSARLEEYFPELTSAYAEEGTKAHETAEKILRALIEGRRRPAFKNEEVKEIARNIQPYIDYVWGLFEERQKKDGDAVMFLETRTDFSDYVPEGFGTGDVIIISGDTLHIIDLKYGKGVPVSAIGNEQLRLYALGSIKLYGDIYDIENVVTHICQPRLEKGYSHEELTLEELEEWGREVIIPKAQEAFAGTGAFIDGDHCQFCKAAAVCRHRLEKYTEITKLQKMKPEELASNGELAKVLRDASAIEKWLKQVKAYAIKEMQEGVKFEGLKLVAGRTQTILKDEDKLIDVLLAEGVNETLIYEPKKLLARTKLEPLVGKKRFEEITAGLYEKQTGAPTIDKAESKKEEWKPGGDFGDVDVSEYAD encoded by the coding sequence ATGGAACAGATTAACCACGCTGAAAGGGACCACGCGCTACTTAGCGCGTCTGGTGCCAAGCGCTGGCTCGCTTGTACGCCAAGCGCTCGCTTAGAGGAGTATTTCCCAGAGCTTACAAGTGCCTATGCTGAGGAGGGCACAAAAGCACACGAAACAGCAGAAAAGATCCTCAGAGCTTTAATAGAAGGACGCAGACGTCCAGCCTTTAAAAACGAAGAAGTTAAGGAGATTGCTCGCAATATCCAGCCGTATATCGACTACGTATGGGGATTGTTTGAGGAACGACAAAAAAAAGACGGGGACGCTGTTATGTTCCTTGAAACGCGTACAGATTTTAGCGACTATGTACCAGAGGGCTTCGGAACTGGCGACGTTATTATCATTAGCGGAGATACCTTACACATCATTGACCTTAAATATGGTAAAGGCGTACCTGTTAGTGCTATAGGCAATGAGCAGTTAAGGCTTTATGCTTTAGGATCAATTAAATTATACGGGGACATTTACGACATCGAAAACGTAGTAACGCATATCTGCCAGCCACGTCTTGAAAAAGGGTATAGTCATGAAGAACTCACACTCGAAGAACTAGAAGAGTGGGGACGTGAAGTAATTATCCCAAAAGCGCAGGAGGCTTTCGCCGGAACTGGTGCGTTTATTGACGGCGATCATTGCCAATTCTGCAAGGCTGCGGCTGTTTGCAGACACCGCCTAGAAAAGTACACAGAGATCACGAAGTTGCAAAAAATGAAACCGGAAGAGCTCGCCTCCAATGGGGAACTTGCTAAAGTGCTTAGAGACGCCTCAGCGATTGAAAAATGGTTAAAGCAGGTAAAAGCCTATGCTATCAAGGAAATGCAAGAGGGCGTTAAGTTTGAGGGTCTTAAACTCGTAGCAGGACGTACACAGACGATCTTAAAGGACGAGGATAAACTTATCGACGTGCTGCTTGCGGAGGGCGTAAATGAGACGCTTATCTACGAACCTAAAAAACTACTGGCTCGCACTAAGCTGGAGCCACTTGTAGGCAAGAAACGCTTTGAAGAAATCACAGCCGGACTTTACGAGAAACAGACAGGCGCTCCAACGATTGACAAGGCAGAGAGTAAAAAAGAAGAGTGGAAGCCCGGCGGGGACTTCGGCGATGTGGACGTGAGCGAATATGCCGATTGA
- a CDS encoding glucosaminidase domain-containing protein encodes MFMQDTKLTQFYDPTYLYDLSQTYQIDPGFILAVFIWETGWGKESLPWINGYNPAGITCSGGYCLYDSPEQGIEEMYKLMRAYADGSIEYVGVRNTVSQVRAKWSESKDAEQIATLWRSIYDKGRNQAD; translated from the coding sequence ATGTTTATGCAGGATACTAAACTCACGCAGTTTTATGACCCTACATACCTATACGATTTATCTCAAACATACCAGATAGACCCCGGCTTTATCCTAGCGGTATTCATATGGGAAACAGGTTGGGGAAAAGAAAGCCTACCATGGATCAATGGCTACAATCCAGCGGGCATTACCTGTTCCGGCGGATATTGCTTATATGACAGCCCAGAGCAAGGCATAGAAGAGATGTATAAACTTATGCGAGCCTATGCTGACGGATCCATAGAGTACGTAGGTGTACGAAATACAGTATCGCAAGTACGGGCTAAATGGAGCGAAAGCAAAGACGCGGAACAGATCGCCACATTATGGAGGTCCATATATGACAAAGGAAGAAATCAAGCTGATTAA
- a CDS encoding DNA polymerase has translation MQTTPKDILSIDLETYSDVSLKDCGVYKYVESPNFAILLCSFSYNGGPVETYELACGDELPQSFIDALTDSNIIKEAHNAQFERVCLTKYLYGNYENFLDPAQWFCTMAHASILGLPSSLEKVGSALGLTEDKKKLSTGKALIRYFSVPSKTQGRIRNMPYHDMARWDLYCEYNAQDVVTEMEIEKKLSQYPVPEIEKKVYALDQRINDRGAMLDMELVEDIIEYNNGYQAELMERAKEITGLDNPNSNNQLLRWLKEQEDGVTSVNKEAVTDLIGRTANTDVREMLKLRQEMTKTSLKKYDTMERAACSDDRIRGVLMYYGANRTGRWAGRLVQVQNLPRNNIEELDEVRDLVKAKDFETLDMLYDNVPDILSQLIRTAFIAPKGKTFVVCDYSAIEARVIAWLADETWRQEVFATTGKIYEASASQMFHVPIEQVTKGSDLRKKGKVAELALGYQGGLGALKKMGGEKMGLSDEEMQDIIKKWRKASPHITALWQEVENCAKKAIRTHRTQKLKKHDVSFIYENKILFIQLPNGRRLAYQGATVEGEGRYSKIKYMGMHQERKIWCELDTYGGKLVENIVQAIARDCLARAMLALENVHFKIVFHIHDEVIVEVDKEGAESTYKLIKEIMCIPISWAPGLILNAEGFVSDYYMKD, from the coding sequence ATGCAGACGACACCTAAAGACATACTGTCTATAGACCTTGAAACTTACTCCGATGTAAGCCTAAAGGATTGTGGCGTCTATAAATATGTAGAGTCGCCTAACTTCGCGATACTGTTATGTAGTTTCTCGTACAACGGCGGGCCGGTAGAAACCTACGAGCTCGCCTGCGGCGATGAACTGCCACAGTCTTTTATAGACGCACTTACAGACTCTAATATCATCAAAGAGGCACACAACGCACAATTTGAGCGGGTGTGTCTTACAAAGTATTTATACGGAAACTACGAAAATTTTCTCGATCCGGCTCAGTGGTTTTGTACCATGGCTCACGCGTCTATCCTGGGACTGCCTAGCTCTTTGGAAAAGGTTGGATCAGCCTTAGGATTGACAGAGGATAAAAAGAAATTAAGCACAGGCAAGGCTCTTATACGTTACTTCTCTGTGCCTAGCAAGACGCAGGGGCGCATAAGAAATATGCCCTATCACGATATGGCTCGCTGGGATCTATATTGTGAGTATAACGCGCAGGACGTAGTCACAGAAATGGAAATCGAAAAGAAGTTAAGCCAGTACCCAGTACCGGAAATTGAAAAAAAAGTCTATGCTCTGGATCAGCGTATCAATGACAGAGGCGCTATGCTTGATATGGAACTCGTGGAGGACATCATCGAGTATAACAATGGCTACCAGGCGGAACTCATGGAACGCGCTAAGGAAATCACAGGGCTAGATAACCCTAATAGCAACAATCAGCTGCTGCGCTGGCTGAAAGAGCAGGAGGACGGCGTAACGTCTGTAAACAAAGAAGCCGTAACGGATCTTATTGGAAGAACTGCAAATACGGACGTCCGAGAAATGTTAAAACTACGCCAGGAAATGACTAAGACTTCACTCAAGAAATACGACACCATGGAGCGCGCAGCCTGTAGCGATGATCGCATACGTGGCGTGCTTATGTACTATGGCGCAAACCGTACAGGCAGGTGGGCGGGACGTTTGGTCCAGGTGCAAAACCTACCAAGGAATAACATCGAAGAACTGGACGAAGTAAGGGACTTAGTAAAGGCTAAAGACTTCGAGACTTTGGATATGCTATACGACAACGTACCCGATATACTTAGCCAACTAATACGTACCGCATTCATCGCGCCTAAGGGTAAGACGTTCGTCGTATGTGACTACTCCGCTATTGAGGCGAGGGTTATTGCTTGGCTCGCAGACGAGACATGGAGGCAGGAGGTTTTCGCAACTACCGGGAAGATCTACGAGGCCTCGGCGTCTCAAATGTTCCACGTACCCATTGAGCAGGTCACTAAAGGATCTGACCTACGTAAGAAAGGAAAGGTCGCGGAACTTGCTCTAGGATACCAGGGAGGACTAGGCGCACTTAAAAAAATGGGCGGAGAAAAAATGGGGCTGAGTGATGAGGAAATGCAGGACATCATCAAGAAATGGCGTAAAGCCAGCCCTCACATTACTGCTCTATGGCAAGAGGTAGAGAATTGCGCCAAGAAAGCCATTAGAACACATAGAACGCAGAAACTAAAAAAGCACGATGTTTCATTTATCTATGAAAACAAGATCCTCTTTATCCAGCTGCCGAATGGCAGGCGCTTAGCCTACCAAGGCGCCACGGTCGAGGGAGAGGGTCGTTACTCAAAGATCAAATACATGGGTATGCACCAGGAGAGAAAGATATGGTGCGAACTTGATACCTACGGCGGAAAACTGGTGGAAAACATCGTGCAGGCAATAGCCAGGGACTGCTTGGCTAGAGCCATGCTAGCGCTTGAAAACGTGCACTTTAAAATCGTGTTCCATATACACGATGAAGTTATAGTAGAGGTAGATAAAGAGGGAGCAGAAAGCACATATAAACTTATTAAAGAAATTATGTGTATACCGATTTCATGGGCGCCTGGGTTGATCCTAAACGCCGAGGGCTTCGTGAGTGACTACTACATGAAAGATTAA
- a CDS encoding DEAD/DEAH box helicase — MSEIARHFVPHKYQAISLKHLEKTNKGALFLDCGMGKTVITLTYLFERLYDCFDDTMERILIIAPKKVAEDTWTNEQKKWDHLGLLRFSKVLGTPKQRLKALEKDADIYLINRELVPWLVAGFGDHWPFDTVVVDELSSFKSSNSDRFRALKQVIDSGKVKHFIGLTGTPQPNGLMDLWSQIYLIDGGERLGKTIGEYQRKYFVKEMHTTQARKKGGGYRQVTYSTYEPKDFAEYEIQEKIKDIVISLSAEDWLDVPEAIYIYDTIKLSKKEQALVDQLTKERAIQLVENGVPIIASNAGQISFKLLQMANGAVYDDDHEVQEIHGKKLDKLEELIEAANGKPVMVFYWFQHDYDRIKNRLAKQKLRISSLKTAKDRQAWNDGEIDVALAHPASMGHGLNLQDGGNIIIWFSLLDNLELYQQANARLHRQGQRQKVLIHHIVCEGTHDEDAVANLQHKDGSQQRLIEALKARLKLEEDD, encoded by the coding sequence ATGTCTGAAATTGCTAGGCACTTCGTACCACATAAGTACCAGGCTATTAGTCTCAAGCACTTAGAGAAAACAAATAAAGGTGCGCTCTTCCTCGATTGTGGTATGGGTAAGACGGTTATAACTTTAACGTATCTGTTCGAGCGTTTGTATGACTGCTTCGATGATACCATGGAGCGGATCCTCATTATTGCACCTAAAAAGGTCGCAGAGGATACCTGGACCAATGAACAAAAAAAGTGGGATCATTTAGGGCTGCTGAGGTTTTCAAAGGTCTTAGGCACACCAAAGCAAAGGCTAAAAGCGCTTGAGAAAGACGCAGATATATACCTCATTAACAGGGAACTCGTGCCATGGCTTGTAGCAGGCTTTGGCGATCACTGGCCTTTTGATACCGTGGTAGTCGATGAACTGAGTAGTTTTAAGTCCTCTAACTCCGATCGCTTTAGAGCCTTAAAGCAAGTGATAGACTCCGGCAAGGTAAAGCACTTCATAGGTCTTACAGGTACGCCACAACCAAACGGGCTCATGGATCTGTGGAGCCAGATATACCTCATAGACGGAGGAGAACGCTTAGGCAAGACGATAGGCGAGTACCAGCGTAAATACTTCGTCAAGGAAATGCACACCACACAAGCCAGAAAAAAAGGCGGTGGCTATCGTCAAGTTACCTACTCTACCTATGAGCCTAAAGACTTTGCCGAGTATGAGATACAGGAGAAGATAAAAGACATCGTGATTAGTCTATCCGCTGAGGATTGGCTAGACGTACCCGAGGCTATCTACATATACGATACAATCAAACTATCAAAAAAGGAGCAGGCTCTTGTCGATCAGCTTACGAAAGAGAGAGCCATACAGCTAGTTGAGAACGGTGTGCCTATTATAGCGAGTAATGCCGGACAAATATCCTTTAAACTTCTCCAAATGGCTAACGGTGCCGTGTATGACGACGACCACGAAGTACAAGAGATACATGGTAAAAAGTTAGATAAACTGGAGGAGCTCATAGAGGCGGCCAACGGTAAGCCCGTTATGGTGTTCTATTGGTTCCAGCATGATTATGACCGCATAAAAAATCGCTTGGCAAAGCAGAAACTTAGGATCAGTAGCCTAAAAACTGCCAAGGATAGGCAGGCGTGGAACGATGGGGAAATCGACGTCGCTCTAGCGCACCCTGCCAGTATGGGGCATGGTCTAAACCTACAAGACGGGGGTAACATCATTATCTGGTTTAGCCTGCTGGATAACTTAGAACTCTACCAACAGGCAAATGCAAGGCTACACCGTCAAGGACAGAGACAAAAAGTCCTTATACATCATATCGTCTGTGAGGGTACACACGACGAGGACGCTGTGGCAAACTTACAGCATAAAGATGGATCACAGCAGAGACTTATAGAAGCACTTAAAGCAAGATTGAAGCTAGAGGAGGACGATTAG
- a CDS encoding DUF2815 family protein, giving the protein MATNKTNKMNTGLVRFCFCNVLTPRQNDNGDDEYTCMILIPKSDKKTITQIRKMVDTLKKDYWGNKVPPKYKGPLRDGDEYVNEETGEQDPNRLGHYYMNVKSKFKPDVVDKYKEKIEDERGFYSGCYGLACVNFYVYDNKQNKGISAGLSSIMKIKDGDPLGGASSAEQDFKDVDLSEYEDDYDDLDDEY; this is encoded by the coding sequence ATGGCTACAAATAAAACTAACAAAATGAATACAGGACTTGTACGTTTCTGTTTCTGTAACGTGCTTACCCCACGTCAAAACGACAACGGAGACGACGAGTACACTTGCATGATCCTTATTCCTAAGAGTGATAAAAAGACGATCACACAGATCCGTAAAATGGTAGATACTCTTAAAAAGGACTACTGGGGTAACAAGGTACCGCCTAAATACAAAGGACCTTTACGTGACGGCGACGAGTACGTCAACGAAGAAACAGGCGAGCAGGATCCTAACCGTTTAGGACACTACTACATGAATGTGAAGAGTAAATTTAAGCCGGACGTAGTAGACAAGTACAAAGAAAAGATCGAGGACGAACGCGGTTTCTATAGTGGCTGCTATGGCTTGGCTTGTGTCAATTTCTATGTTTATGACAATAAGCAGAATAAAGGTATCAGTGCTGGGCTTTCCTCAATCATGAAGATCAAAGACGGAGATCCTTTAGGTGGGGCTTCAAGTGCTGAGCAGGACTTTAAAGACGTCGATCTAAGCGAATATGAGGACGATTACGACGACCTGGACGACGAATACTAA
- the trxB gene encoding thioredoxin-disulfide reductase produces the protein MERRYDLIIIGAGPAGMSAAIYGSRAGLKTAMLEMGAPGGKLVKTYEISNWPGITSTNGAKLASDMFEHSTAFGAEYLYGNVVKVEDGEYKKVICDDGNIYEAKAVIVATGTQERMMHIPGEEENVGRGVSYCAVCDGAFFKDQEVVVIGGGNSALEEANYLTQFASRVNIVIRRDVFRADSIVQETIKKNPKITIVTKHIPIKVVDDGKRVIGLVVENVDTHVQTEIKTHGIFPYIGLDPATSFLEGLPVLNEAGYMIVDENCETKVKGIYGAGDVIDKKLRQVVTATNDGAIAAQHAFHEIKKL, from the coding sequence ATGGAGCGACGTTACGATTTAATTATCATTGGTGCAGGACCGGCAGGAATGTCTGCGGCTATCTATGGTTCAAGAGCTGGTTTAAAAACAGCAATGCTGGAAATGGGGGCACCTGGTGGAAAACTTGTGAAAACATATGAAATCAGCAATTGGCCGGGTATCACAAGTACGAATGGTGCAAAACTTGCAAGTGATATGTTTGAACATTCTACAGCGTTTGGCGCAGAATATCTTTATGGCAATGTAGTAAAAGTAGAAGATGGCGAATACAAAAAAGTTATTTGTGATGATGGCAATATTTATGAAGCAAAAGCGGTAATCGTTGCTACTGGTACCCAGGAACGTATGATGCATATTCCAGGAGAAGAAGAAAATGTCGGTCGTGGGGTCAGCTATTGTGCGGTATGCGATGGAGCATTTTTTAAAGATCAAGAGGTTGTAGTCATTGGTGGTGGCAATTCTGCATTAGAAGAAGCAAATTATCTGACACAGTTTGCATCACGTGTTAACATTGTTATCCGAAGAGATGTATTCCGTGCAGACAGTATTGTACAAGAAACGATTAAAAAGAATCCTAAAATCACGATTGTCACGAAACATATCCCGATAAAAGTGGTAGATGATGGAAAACGTGTGATTGGTCTAGTTGTGGAAAATGTAGATACACATGTACAAACAGAAATTAAAACACATGGAATCTTCCCATATATCGGATTAGATCCAGCAACATCTTTCTTAGAAGGTCTGCCAGTATTAAATGAAGCAGGATATATGATTGTTGATGAAAACTGTGAAACAAAAGTCAAAGGCATCTATGGTGCCGGAGATGTTATTGATAAGAAACTGCGTCAGGTGGTCACAGCAACAAATGATGGCGCAATTGCGGCACAGCACGCATTTCACGAAATCAAAAAACTATAA
- a CDS encoding helix-turn-helix transcriptional regulator, with protein sequence MGNSQAERVKCLRAILELSQEAFGNKLGVTKTAISRIEKAERSLTDQMAKAICREFNVNWAWLTEGIGDMFSDLPETLLDEVAEEYDLDDTDKLLVKRYMQLSHEKRAVIKEYLESVFVKEKGG encoded by the coding sequence ATGGGAAATAGCCAGGCTGAAAGAGTCAAGTGTCTTAGAGCTATATTGGAATTAAGCCAGGAGGCTTTTGGCAACAAGTTAGGCGTTACAAAAACTGCTATTTCTAGGATAGAGAAAGCAGAGAGAAGTTTAACCGATCAAATGGCAAAAGCAATATGCCGAGAGTTTAATGTAAACTGGGCGTGGCTCACTGAGGGTATAGGAGATATGTTCTCCGACTTGCCGGAGACTCTCTTAGACGAGGTGGCGGAAGAATACGACTTAGACGACACCGATAAACTGCTTGTAAAAAGATATATGCAGCTGTCGCATGAGAAACGAGCCGTCATAAAGGAGTACCTGGAAAGTGTCTTTGTAAAAGAAAAAGGCGGATAG
- a CDS encoding VRR-NUC domain-containing protein translates to MSNGVVEGFNPAKKPKKREFKIEDYLKEQVEKIGGKCYKFVSPGYDGMPDRIVVFSGCVIFVETKRPGKKPRALQKIRLEELQMQGVITAVVSTKKEADFIVDFLSTRYWRT, encoded by the coding sequence ATGAGTAATGGAGTTGTAGAGGGTTTTAACCCCGCAAAGAAGCCTAAGAAAAGAGAGTTTAAGATTGAGGACTACCTCAAAGAACAGGTAGAGAAGATAGGCGGAAAGTGCTATAAGTTTGTTTCCCCTGGTTATGACGGTATGCCAGATCGCATAGTCGTGTTCTCGGGGTGTGTGATATTCGTTGAGACAAAACGGCCAGGTAAAAAGCCTAGGGCATTACAAAAAATAAGGCTGGAAGAACTACAAATGCAGGGGGTAATTACAGCAGTAGTAAGTACAAAAAAAGAGGCTGACTTCATCGTGGACTTTCTTAGTACTAGGTACTGGAGGACTTAG
- a CDS encoding DNA cytosine methyltransferase yields MTDKKIKQIGNIVNTGNFKNPQRGRIYDPGGISPTLNTCGGGGLEVKIVDKKTKCLNSKVNGKQPSLQDRIYASSGIAPACVTGFRPFIAVEQEQEGGEILVREATKQGYAVAKAGDSININYPNSKSRRGRVGKGVAHTLTTQCEQAVVLPCIAASRGRNPDNPGDRTPGVKVQQRLEVNKKGMSNTLTTVTKDNYVIEEDLAIRKLTPREYGRLQDFSDETFDRLEGISDSQLYKIFGNSITVAVPREAFILQALICLPGFTTDRSCVSCENCVHAGGNKFYCDIKFKLIAERGRHTDGYEEDCEDWELKKKIQEVLDTAISRTEEE; encoded by the coding sequence ATGACCGATAAGAAGATAAAACAGATAGGTAACATCGTAAACACAGGTAACTTTAAAAACCCACAGCGCGGACGTATATACGATCCTGGAGGGATCTCTCCGACATTGAACACCTGCGGAGGTGGCGGTCTTGAGGTAAAGATCGTAGACAAGAAAACCAAGTGCCTAAACTCAAAGGTCAATGGGAAACAGCCTAGTCTGCAAGACAGGATATACGCAAGTAGTGGTATTGCGCCCGCCTGTGTTACAGGCTTTAGGCCGTTCATCGCCGTAGAGCAAGAACAAGAGGGGGGGGAGATATTGGTAAGGGAAGCGACCAAACAGGGCTATGCGGTAGCCAAAGCGGGCGACTCAATCAATATCAATTACCCTAACTCAAAAAGCAGACGTGGGCGAGTTGGAAAAGGAGTAGCACATACGCTTACCACACAGTGCGAGCAGGCGGTGGTGCTGCCGTGTATCGCAGCTAGTAGAGGACGCAACCCCGATAACCCAGGCGATCGAACTCCTGGCGTTAAGGTACAGCAACGCCTAGAGGTAAATAAAAAGGGTATGAGCAATACACTTACAACCGTAACGAAAGATAACTATGTAATCGAGGAGGATCTAGCAATAAGGAAACTTACTCCACGAGAGTATGGCAGGCTACAGGACTTTAGCGATGAGACTTTCGATAGGCTAGAGGGTATCAGCGACTCACAACTCTATAAAATCTTTGGTAATAGTATCACGGTGGCCGTACCACGAGAAGCTTTTATCTTACAGGCTCTTATATGCCTGCCTGGCTTTACAACCGATCGCTCTTGCGTAAGTTGTGAAAACTGCGTACACGCGGGCGGTAATAAATTCTACTGCGATATTAAGTTTAAACTCATAGCAGAGAGGGGCAGACATACCGACGGCTACGAGGAAGATTGCGAGGACTGGGAACTCAAAAAGAAAATACAAGAGGTCCTAGATACGGCCATATCTAGGACGGAAGAGGAGTAG